A window of the Chromatiales bacterium genome harbors these coding sequences:
- a CDS encoding CPBP family intramembrane metalloprotease, giving the protein MRLFLLFLFSVVAAILISSLIATPLYQLFGVDRLTDFDNFGKRLAMLAILLTIVAILKYKGLLHYKNVGWSVAYRTHSGSQLLGYGFIVGILMMLPVTLLFHFSELRVLDISGFAWSSFIAKLASLLLAAFAVSLIEETFFRGVLFDGFLREKRPTTALFLCALFFSVIHFARIKGAELPTDAPWYHGLIILTDSIADHWHSDYLATAVSLFLAGVLLGIVRLKTASVWACIGIHSGWILTLKVDKKLSDFNAQSDWNFLVGPYDSYNGWATSAWLAIILVVYATVTAMRKKASG; this is encoded by the coding sequence ATGCGCCTGTTTTTGCTTTTTCTATTCTCCGTAGTAGCAGCGATTTTAATCAGCAGTTTAATCGCTACACCGTTATATCAATTATTCGGTGTCGACCGGTTAACCGATTTCGACAACTTCGGCAAACGGTTAGCAATGTTGGCAATTCTGTTGACGATTGTTGCAATCCTCAAATATAAAGGATTGCTACACTATAAAAATGTCGGTTGGTCGGTTGCATACCGAACACACAGCGGGAGTCAGTTGCTAGGCTACGGCTTTATCGTTGGTATATTAATGATGCTACCAGTTACACTGTTGTTTCATTTCTCGGAGCTACGAGTGCTAGATATATCGGGATTTGCTTGGTCTAGCTTTATCGCTAAACTTGCATCGCTATTGCTTGCTGCGTTTGCTGTTTCTTTAATAGAAGAAACTTTCTTCAGAGGTGTTTTGTTCGATGGTTTTTTGAGAGAAAAAAGACCGACGACTGCGCTATTTCTCTGCGCATTATTTTTCTCAGTGATACACTTCGCTCGCATCAAAGGAGCCGAACTACCAACCGATGCACCTTGGTACCACGGCTTGATAATACTCACCGATAGCATAGCCGACCACTGGCATAGCGATTATCTAGCCACTGCGGTGAGTTTATTTCTAGCGGGTGTATTGCTCGGCATAGTACGACTGAAGACAGCGAGCGTGTGGGCTTGCATAGGCATACACAGCGGCTGGATACTGACGCTTAAAGTAGATAAAAAACTCTCCGACTTCAACGCGCAATCGGATTGGAATTTTCTGGTCGGACCTTATGACTCTTATAACGGCTGGGCGACCAGTGCTTGGCTAGCGATTATTCTGGTCGTCTACGCCACCGTCACCGCGATGCGCAAAAAAGCTAGCGGTTGA
- a CDS encoding trigger factor, which yields MNCRVEETNTFGRKLHIDISAEDYNAELNLKIRKLSTTAKVKGFRPGKVPVDVIKRYYGADIEKEVADTLMAKSYQEAIMEYSFKPMATPEFDDIAFDKDKGIHYTAYIEVIPDMQLNIDGLAPEKPICEIVEADIDIMVERLRKSHAKWQPKTEGATDGDRLTMDVEMPAEKGVVPDPLVDKSIVLGSNFLGKNFDSQLENVCAGERREVVMESFGIGENSDENADDKKCKVHVKQVEEAILPELNDDFFRACEIKEGGLETLRRLLKEGMERQLDINLKNLYADNIKNTVIENNQVDIPPAMLKERIAAMKERLMQNNPNKDSASNQMPEEFFEKHATEQVRLNVIFIHLADKYSLKASRRECDVKIAELATDYADPSKITNYYNNNAEAYQSIQGMVLEDKVVELLAEKVNPSEKQYSFYDIVGKTDQALGR from the coding sequence ATGAACTGTCGAGTAGAAGAAACAAACACTTTCGGTCGCAAACTCCACATCGATATATCGGCGGAGGATTATAATGCCGAGCTTAATCTAAAAATCCGCAAGCTGTCTACGACGGCTAAAGTGAAAGGTTTTAGACCAGGCAAGGTGCCGGTAGATGTAATCAAACGCTATTACGGTGCCGATATAGAAAAAGAAGTTGCAGACACCCTAATGGCTAAAAGTTATCAAGAGGCGATTATGGAATATTCTTTTAAGCCAATGGCGACCCCTGAGTTTGACGATATAGCATTTGATAAGGATAAAGGCATTCATTACACTGCCTACATAGAGGTGATACCCGATATGCAGTTAAACATTGACGGTCTTGCGCCTGAGAAGCCGATATGCGAGATAGTGGAAGCTGATATAGATATTATGGTCGAAAGATTACGCAAGAGTCATGCAAAATGGCAACCTAAAACGGAAGGCGCTACTGATGGCGATAGATTAACGATGGATGTTGAGATGCCTGCAGAAAAAGGTGTGGTGCCAGACCCTCTCGTTGATAAGAGCATTGTATTGGGATCAAATTTTTTGGGTAAAAACTTTGATAGTCAATTAGAAAATGTGTGCGCTGGTGAACGCAGAGAGGTCGTGATGGAATCTTTTGGCATTGGTGAGAATAGCGATGAAAATGCCGATGACAAGAAGTGTAAAGTGCATGTCAAGCAGGTGGAAGAGGCTATTTTGCCAGAACTGAATGATGATTTTTTCAGAGCCTGCGAGATCAAAGAAGGTGGTTTGGAGACTTTGCGTCGCTTATTAAAAGAGGGCATGGAACGGCAACTAGATATCAATTTAAAGAATTTATATGCAGACAACATAAAGAATACAGTCATAGAAAATAACCAGGTAGACATCCCTCCGGCTATGCTCAAAGAACGCATCGCGGCAATGAAAGAGAGACTGATGCAAAACAATCCCAATAAAGATTCCGCCAGCAATCAGATGCCCGAAGAGTTTTTTGAAAAGCATGCAACTGAACAAGTTCGTCTCAATGTAATATTCATCCACCTTGCGGATAAATATAGCTTAAAAGCGAGTCGCCGAGAGTGCGATGTCAAAATTGCCGAACTTGCTACTGATTATGCAGACCCTAGCAAAATAACCAATTACTATAACAACAATGCCGAGGCCTATCAATCGATACAGGGGATGGTGCTGGAGGATAAAGTGGTTGAGCTGTTGGCAGAGAAAGTTAATCCGAGTGAGAAGCAGTATTCTTTTTACGATATAGTCGGCAAAACCGATCAAGCATTAGGAAGATAA
- the clpP gene encoding ATP-dependent Clp endopeptidase proteolytic subunit ClpP gives MKDGEQTALNLVPIVVEKTARGERSYDIYSRLLKERVIFVVGAIGDQMANLIVAQILFLESENSDKEISLYINSPGGSVTAGLAIYDTMQFTRPQINTLCIGQAASMAAILLAGGTPGKRYLLPHSKVMIHQPMGAFQGQASDIDIHAKEIIKTREKLNQLLGKHSGQSIAKVRRDTERDNFMNAEEALDYGIVDKILKHRDRATDK, from the coding sequence ATGAAAGATGGTGAACAGACAGCACTGAATTTAGTGCCTATAGTGGTTGAAAAAACTGCTCGCGGTGAACGTTCGTACGATATATATTCGCGGTTGCTCAAAGAACGGGTGATTTTTGTTGTCGGTGCTATTGGTGATCAAATGGCTAATTTAATCGTTGCACAGATATTATTTTTGGAGTCGGAGAACTCCGATAAGGAGATTTCTCTCTATATAAACTCGCCGGGTGGATCGGTGACGGCAGGTCTGGCAATCTACGATACCATGCAGTTTACTCGCCCGCAGATCAACACTTTGTGTATAGGGCAAGCGGCAAGTATGGCGGCTATCTTATTGGCTGGCGGCACACCCGGCAAACGCTATTTGTTGCCGCATTCCAAAGTGATGATTCACCAGCCGATGGGCGCTTTTCAAGGACAAGCGAGCGATATCGACATACACGCCAAAGAGATTATTAAAACACGAGAAAAATTAAACCAATTACTTGGCAAACACAGTGGGCAGAGTATTGCTAAAGTTCGTCGCGATACCGAACGCGATAATTTCATGAATGCCGAAGAAGCACTTGACTATGGTATTGTTGACAAGATACTCAAGCACCGGGATCGCGCAACTGATAAATAA
- a CDS encoding fructose-bisphosphate aldolase class I — protein MNSKILQTTAQAMVAPAKGILAMDESKPTCDKRFAALGIPTTEENRKSYRSMLVTTPDIEQHISAAILFDETIRQETNDGIPFAKHLEARGIIPGIKVDQGAKALAGYEGEKVTEGLDGLRERLQDYAAMGARFAKWRAVITIGGDMPSAACIQANAHALARYAALCQEQDIVPIVEPEVLMDGHHSIDDCYEVTESTQNEVFSQLRMQGVQLDGIVLKPNMVISGSDCPDQADVYTVANRTLACLKSTVPAIVPGIAFLSGGQSDDKATAHLDAINRLADAENAPWRLTFSYGRALQQLAMKLWGESQSSDAQQAFRKLAYANGKASIGIYQTAS, from the coding sequence ATGAATTCAAAAATACTTCAAACAACGGCTCAAGCGATGGTCGCACCAGCAAAGGGGATTTTGGCGATGGACGAGAGCAAGCCGACCTGCGACAAGCGATTTGCAGCATTGGGTATTCCCACGACTGAGGAGAACCGAAAGAGCTACCGCAGTATGTTGGTCACCACCCCGGACATAGAACAACATATCTCCGCTGCTATTTTGTTTGATGAAACCATACGCCAGGAAACTAACGACGGTATCCCTTTTGCCAAACATTTAGAAGCGCGAGGCATCATACCCGGCATCAAAGTAGACCAAGGTGCCAAAGCACTCGCTGGCTACGAAGGCGAGAAAGTCACCGAAGGCTTGGATGGGCTAAGAGAACGACTGCAAGATTATGCCGCTATGGGTGCGCGTTTCGCAAAATGGCGGGCAGTTATCACCATCGGCGGTGATATGCCGTCTGCAGCGTGCATACAGGCAAATGCGCACGCCTTAGCACGCTACGCAGCACTATGCCAAGAGCAAGATATAGTACCAATCGTGGAACCCGAAGTATTGATGGACGGACACCACAGCATTGACGATTGCTATGAAGTGACCGAAAGCACACAGAATGAAGTATTCAGCCAACTACGCATGCAAGGCGTTCAACTCGACGGCATCGTTCTAAAACCTAATATGGTTATATCGGGAAGCGATTGCCCCGACCAAGCCGATGTTTATACGGTTGCCAACCGAACCCTCGCTTGCTTAAAATCTACCGTGCCGGCCATCGTGCCGGGCATCGCTTTTCTATCCGGCGGACAGAGCGACGATAAAGCAACGGCACATCTAGACGCAATCAACAGATTGGCTGATGCCGAAAACGCACCCTGGCGACTCACCTTCTCTTACGGCCGTGCTTTACAGCAACTGGCGATGAAACTGTGGGGAGAGTCGCAAAGCAGTGATGCTCAACAAGCATTTAGAAAACTGGCATACGCAAACGGCAAAGCATCGATCGGCATTTATCAAACTGCTTCCTAA
- the pyk gene encoding pyruvate kinase, which yields MTEINPSNHQSRTTKIITTLGPSTDSEETIVELIDAGVDVVRMNFSHGDAEDHLRRAQLVRKISQEKKYHIGILGDLQGPKIRIQRFVNGQIELKTGQRFILDANLDANAGNEQQVGVSYAELYKDVKKGDELLLDDGRITLEIEKSEDYKISTIVKVGGVLSNNKGINRRGGGLSAQTITEKDKKDIKLATQIGVDYLAVSFPKSPEDMLYAKKLMRQAGNDAALIAKIERSEALDCIEDIMEVVDGVMVARGDLSIEIGDAFLTAVQKKLINKARAHNCIVITATEMLQSMIDSNVPTRAEISDIANAVLDGSDALMLSAESAIGKHPALAVKTMSRICQGVEQGGIEQHNNEYLLNQQVVKFDQAIALSAIYTATHLNVSAIATMTESGSTSKWLSRLISTIPIYALTRHVETCRKVTLYRGVYPVLLKDDKTKDLNLEVINALKPYHHFDKDAVIIITKGDKKGQLGGTNGMKIIRVNSEN from the coding sequence ATGACTGAAATTAACCCGAGTAATCATCAATCCAGAACGACCAAGATCATTACGACCTTAGGTCCCTCTACTGACAGCGAGGAAACGATTGTCGAACTGATTGACGCAGGTGTTGATGTCGTGCGCATGAATTTCTCGCACGGCGATGCCGAAGACCACCTGCGGCGTGCACAACTGGTGCGCAAAATTTCGCAGGAAAAGAAATATCATATTGGCATCCTCGGTGATTTGCAGGGTCCTAAAATAAGAATACAACGTTTCGTCAACGGACAGATAGAACTCAAAACCGGGCAACGATTTATATTGGATGCTAATTTAGATGCCAATGCCGGGAACGAGCAACAGGTAGGCGTGAGCTATGCCGAACTCTATAAAGATGTTAAAAAAGGAGATGAATTGTTGCTTGACGATGGGCGCATCACCTTAGAAATAGAAAAGTCAGAGGATTATAAAATCAGCACGATCGTCAAAGTCGGCGGCGTGTTATCCAATAATAAGGGAATTAACCGACGCGGCGGTGGCTTGTCCGCACAAACGATTACCGAAAAAGATAAAAAAGATATTAAACTTGCAACGCAAATAGGTGTTGATTATCTTGCCGTGTCGTTTCCTAAAAGCCCTGAGGATATGCTCTATGCAAAAAAGTTGATGCGACAAGCAGGCAATGACGCCGCGTTGATAGCTAAAATCGAACGCAGCGAAGCACTCGACTGTATAGAAGATATCATGGAGGTCGTAGACGGCGTGATGGTTGCTCGCGGCGATCTCAGTATAGAAATAGGAGATGCATTTTTAACCGCAGTGCAGAAAAAGCTCATCAACAAAGCGCGCGCCCACAACTGTATCGTTATCACCGCAACCGAAATGCTGCAATCTATGATAGACAGCAATGTCCCGACCCGTGCGGAAATATCAGATATTGCAAACGCTGTCTTGGATGGTTCCGATGCACTGATGCTGTCAGCAGAATCAGCCATCGGCAAGCATCCAGCACTGGCAGTCAAAACAATGAGCCGTATATGCCAAGGGGTTGAACAAGGCGGTATAGAACAGCACAACAATGAATATTTACTCAATCAACAAGTGGTTAAATTCGACCAAGCTATCGCACTGTCGGCAATTTATACCGCAACCCACTTAAATGTCTCGGCAATTGCAACGATGACCGAATCAGGTTCTACATCCAAGTGGCTGTCGCGCCTAATCTCTACCATACCTATTTATGCCCTCACCCGCCATGTTGAAACCTGCCGCAAAGTAACGCTTTATCGCGGGGTCTACCCAGTGTTATTAAAAGATGATAAAACCAAAGATCTCAATCTAGAGGTTATCAACGCGTTAAAGCCTTATCATCATTTTGATAAAGATGCGGTGATTATCATTACTAAAGGAGATAAAAAGGGACAACTCGGCGGCACCAATGGTATGAAAATTATTCGCGTCAATAGTGAAAATTGA
- a CDS encoding phosphoglycerate kinase, with protein sequence MALRTLEQVPLANKRVMMRVDMNVPLHNGVVSDDLRIRANLPDIRTALEAPAALMLVSHLGRPEAGQVDSAFSLQPVADRLSELLDKAVPVVTDYLSGVAVEPGELVMCENIRFQAGELSDDDQLATGLAELCDVYVMNAFGCAHRAHASTHQALAHAKVACVGTLFAQEIAEISNLLDNDAADYSPDLRRVAIVGGAKIAGKLELLSVLSEKVDTLIIGGGIANTFIAAMGYDIGQSLYEKELISFAIDLQDRMTAKNKQLLLPSDVICAKELSQHAHTVCKAIDNIEKDEMILDIGVKTQATYADAIAAADLILWNGPPGAFEYTPFAAGTGAVADAIQKTNAHIVVGGGDTSAAIKKFELQHDNMYISTGGGAFLQFVSGQALPTLTMLESKMQNNQSDAAEN encoded by the coding sequence ATCGCGCTACGCACCCTTGAACAAGTCCCACTGGCGAACAAACGCGTGATGATGCGCGTTGATATGAATGTTCCTCTACACAATGGTGTGGTGAGTGACGATTTAAGAATTCGTGCCAACCTGCCTGATATACGCACCGCTTTAGAGGCACCGGCGGCGCTGATGCTAGTCTCTCATTTGGGACGGCCTGAAGCAGGTCAAGTGGATAGCGCATTTTCTTTACAGCCGGTTGCAGATCGCCTGTCGGAATTATTGGACAAAGCTGTGCCGGTAGTCACTGATTACCTAAGCGGTGTTGCGGTTGAACCGGGAGAGCTGGTGATGTGCGAGAATATCCGCTTTCAAGCTGGCGAGTTAAGCGACGACGACCAGCTGGCAACCGGCTTAGCTGAGCTTTGCGATGTTTATGTGATGAACGCTTTCGGCTGTGCACACCGCGCCCATGCATCAACGCACCAAGCGCTCGCCCATGCTAAAGTCGCTTGTGTAGGCACATTATTTGCCCAAGAAATAGCCGAAATTAGTAACCTATTAGATAACGATGCGGCAGACTATTCGCCTGACTTACGGCGAGTTGCAATCGTCGGTGGTGCTAAGATAGCAGGCAAGCTCGAGTTATTATCCGTTCTCTCGGAAAAAGTGGATACGCTGATCATAGGGGGTGGTATCGCAAATACTTTTATTGCAGCAATGGGCTACGACATAGGACAATCTTTATACGAAAAAGAGCTTATCTCCTTTGCGATTGATCTGCAGGATAGAATGACAGCAAAAAATAAACAATTATTATTGCCATCCGATGTAATATGTGCCAAAGAATTATCGCAACATGCGCACACAGTGTGCAAAGCTATAGACAACATAGAAAAAGACGAGATGATTTTAGATATTGGGGTGAAAACTCAAGCGACTTATGCCGATGCGATAGCGGCGGCTGATCTTATACTCTGGAACGGGCCGCCCGGTGCGTTTGAATACACACCCTTTGCCGCCGGCACTGGCGCAGTTGCCGACGCTATCCAAAAAACGAACGCGCATATCGTGGTCGGCGGTGGAGATACCTCGGCGGCGATTAAGAAATTTGAACTGCAACACGATAATATGTATATCTCTACCGGCGGTGGTGCTTTTCTACAATTTGTGTCGGGACAAGCATTACCGACATTGACAATGCTGGAAAGCAAAATGCAAAACAATCAAAGCGATGCTGCGGAGAATTAG
- the gap gene encoding type I glyceraldehyde-3-phosphate dehydrogenase: MPPHSVNIAVNGYGRIGRCIVRALYELDYTRNTRLVAINATTDIETVAYLTRHDSTHGKFAADVRVVDDQHIAINDDIIQVYCQRDPAKIPWGEVATEVLCECTGKFKSNALAQPHLDNGANKVLISAPASGDVDATVVYGVNTDILKAEHCVVSNASCTTNCLAPVAKVLHDTIGIEHGLLTTVHAYTNDQVLIDSAHKELRRARSATTSIIPTKTGAAQAVGLVLPQLAGKLHGYALRIPTLNVSLVDLTFTASRPTTKQEVNQVMQTAAQDSMAGIIAYCDAPLVSCDFNGHTASAIYDSTLTQVMEGNLVKVSAWYDNEWAYACRMIDTSHALMAAK; encoded by the coding sequence ATGCCCCCACACTCAGTTAATATTGCGGTCAATGGATACGGACGCATCGGTCGTTGTATCGTGCGCGCCCTGTACGAACTTGACTATACCCGCAATACTCGCCTGGTTGCCATCAATGCAACCACTGATATAGAAACCGTAGCGTATTTAACGCGCCACGATTCAACCCACGGTAAGTTTGCCGCCGATGTCCGCGTCGTTGATGACCAGCACATCGCTATCAACGACGATATAATCCAAGTATATTGCCAGCGCGACCCGGCTAAAATCCCTTGGGGCGAAGTCGCTACAGAAGTGCTCTGTGAATGTACCGGCAAGTTTAAGAGTAACGCCCTAGCACAACCACACCTTGACAATGGCGCAAACAAAGTGCTCATATCGGCACCGGCATCTGGCGATGTCGATGCAACCGTTGTTTATGGCGTGAACACTGACATATTAAAAGCGGAACATTGCGTTGTCTCAAACGCTTCGTGCACAACAAATTGTTTGGCTCCCGTTGCTAAGGTATTGCACGATACTATCGGCATAGAACACGGTCTACTTACCACAGTGCACGCCTATACCAACGACCAAGTGTTAATTGACTCAGCACACAAAGAATTGCGCCGTGCGCGTTCTGCGACGACTTCTATTATCCCAACTAAAACCGGAGCAGCCCAAGCGGTGGGATTGGTGCTGCCGCAATTAGCCGGCAAATTACACGGTTATGCGCTGCGTATTCCGACTCTCAATGTGTCTTTGGTCGACTTGACTTTCACTGCATCTCGCCCAACGACTAAACAAGAAGTCAACCAGGTGATGCAGACTGCAGCGCAGGATAGTATGGCAGGTATCATCGCGTATTGCGATGCGCCATTAGTGTCTTGCGATTTTAATGGTCATACGGCGTCGGCAATTTACGATTCCACTTTAACCCAAGTGATGGAAGGTAACCTGGTCAAAGTATCAGCATGGTACGATAACGAGTGGGCTTATGCGTGCCGTATGATAGATACCAGCCACGCGTTGATGGCGGCGAAATAA
- the tkt gene encoding transketolase, with protein sequence MPSRKQLANAIRALSMDAVQKARSGHPGMPMGMADIAEVLWNDYLKHNPNDSTWYDRDRFILSNGHGCMLHYALLYLSGYPLKLEELIHFRQLGSATPGHPEFGITTGVEATTGPLGQGLANAVGMAIAERTMAQHFNRGALDIVNHHTYVFAGDGCMMEGISHEAASLAGTLQLGKLIVFYDDNGISIDGQVKRWFNDDTPKRFAAYGWQVIPEIDGHNSDAIRAAIEAALASPQPSLLCCQTIIGYGAPKQGDEAVHGAPLGDEAVAQARQKLDWHHPPFDIPSEIRNAWDARERGSLKQSQWLQKLETYQLEHPELASEFYRRMRGELPDNWHTHAQQWIEQSDQQEKALATREASRQTLASYSECLPELIGGSADLAGSNGTLWEGSQAITSKQHNGNYIYFGVREFAMSAIANGISLHGGFIPFVATFLVFSDYARNALRLAAMMERRIVFIYTHDSIGLGEDGPTHQPIEHLNSLRLIPNLDVWRPCDSVETAVAWQAALEAEDHPSALVLSRQTLAHCKRTHTQLPLIANGAYLLHETPSPVLTIIATGSEVALAMQVCAQLNDNNHPSNLVSMPCAEVFGRQPQSYRDKVLLPDVPRLVIEAGNRDWWYRYVDTHGTVIGIDSYGASAPGKDLFEHFGFSVEKIYATALTIIGQHHAPTLS encoded by the coding sequence ATGCCATCTCGCAAACAACTTGCTAATGCAATTAGAGCACTCAGTATGGATGCCGTGCAAAAAGCGCGCTCCGGGCATCCCGGTATGCCGATGGGTATGGCTGATATCGCCGAAGTGTTATGGAACGATTATCTAAAACACAATCCCAACGATAGCACTTGGTATGACCGCGACCGCTTTATTCTGTCCAACGGCCACGGTTGCATGTTGCATTATGCGCTACTCTACTTAAGTGGCTATCCGCTGAAATTAGAGGAGCTTATACACTTTAGACAATTGGGTTCGGCAACTCCCGGTCATCCTGAGTTCGGCATCACTACTGGTGTCGAAGCCACCACCGGTCCGCTCGGACAAGGGTTGGCGAATGCGGTCGGGATGGCAATCGCCGAGCGCACTATGGCACAACATTTTAATCGCGGCGCATTGGACATCGTCAATCATCACACTTATGTATTCGCCGGCGACGGTTGTATGATGGAGGGTATCTCGCACGAAGCGGCTTCGCTGGCTGGCACCCTGCAACTCGGCAAACTGATTGTGTTTTACGACGACAACGGCATATCTATCGACGGACAGGTGAAGCGATGGTTCAACGACGATACACCCAAGCGCTTTGCGGCTTATGGCTGGCAGGTGATCCCGGAGATAGACGGGCATAATTCGGATGCTATCCGTGCGGCGATTGAAGCGGCACTGGCAAGCCCGCAACCGAGCCTATTATGTTGCCAGACGATTATCGGCTACGGTGCGCCTAAACAAGGCGACGAGGCGGTGCACGGCGCGCCTTTGGGCGATGAGGCGGTAGCACAGGCGCGGCAGAAATTGGATTGGCATCATCCACCTTTTGACATTCCATCTGAGATACGAAATGCTTGGGATGCTAGAGAGCGAGGCAGTCTCAAACAGTCGCAGTGGTTGCAAAAACTTGAGACCTATCAATTGGAACACCCCGAACTAGCAAGCGAGTTTTATCGTCGTATGCGCGGCGAGCTACCGGATAACTGGCATACGCATGCACAGCAATGGATTGAACAAAGCGACCAACAAGAAAAAGCACTCGCCACTCGTGAAGCATCGCGTCAAACCCTAGCATCGTACAGCGAATGCTTGCCTGAATTAATCGGTGGTTCTGCAGATTTAGCCGGGTCAAACGGCACTTTGTGGGAAGGTAGCCAAGCGATAACTTCCAAACAGCATAACGGTAATTACATTTATTTTGGGGTGCGCGAGTTCGCTATGTCGGCAATCGCCAACGGTATATCATTGCACGGCGGCTTTATTCCATTTGTAGCCACTTTCTTGGTGTTCTCAGATTATGCGCGCAACGCGCTGCGCTTAGCGGCGATGATGGAGAGAAGAATCGTCTTTATTTATACCCACGACTCAATAGGTTTGGGCGAAGACGGACCTACACATCAACCCATCGAACACCTGAACAGCCTGCGCCTGATACCAAACTTGGATGTATGGCGGCCTTGCGATTCGGTGGAGACGGCAGTGGCTTGGCAAGCCGCACTAGAAGCTGAGGATCACCCGAGCGCTCTGGTGCTTTCTCGGCAAACACTCGCACACTGCAAGCGTACGCATACGCAGTTGCCGTTGATAGCAAACGGTGCATATTTACTGCATGAAACACCGTCGCCTGTTTTAACCATTATTGCAACCGGTTCTGAGGTGGCTTTAGCCATGCAGGTCTGTGCGCAGCTAAACGATAACAATCATCCAAGTAATTTAGTTTCCATGCCTTGTGCCGAAGTATTTGGACGACAACCACAAAGTTATCGGGATAAGGTATTGCTGCCAGATGTGCCGCGACTGGTGATTGAAGCAGGTAATCGCGATTGGTGGTATCGTTATGTAGATACACACGGCACGGTCATCGGCATTGACTCTTATGGCGCATCGGCACCAGGCAAAGATTTATTTGAACACTTCGGCTTTAGCGTAGAAAAAATCTACGCAACAGCTCTGACTATAATAGGACAACATCATGCCCCCACACTCAGTTAA
- a CDS encoding porin family protein, giving the protein MKKIILLLALVFPVISTAESYLGLGGGIGSIQESGIDDAFLTYVYGGHQFNEYLSLEIAYMKSASFSATGDRVFDPLNQVFNVNNDKIYGEAWIPSLSLHYIENNWKLFALIGNAFWQARTNDEGVGVNDEDTDFAYGLGIEYRPAKWGLRAEWRRLEIDWIITGETELDAFLISLNRYF; this is encoded by the coding sequence ATGAAAAAAATTATATTACTACTCGCCTTAGTATTCCCGGTTATCTCTACTGCAGAGTCCTATTTAGGATTAGGCGGGGGAATAGGGTCGATCCAAGAATCCGGCATCGATGATGCATTTTTAACCTATGTCTATGGCGGACATCAGTTTAATGAATATCTATCATTGGAAATAGCTTATATGAAATCAGCTAGTTTTAGTGCAACTGGCGACCGAGTATTTGATCCTCTTAACCAAGTATTTAATGTTAACAATGACAAGATATATGGAGAAGCCTGGATACCCTCGCTGAGTCTCCATTATATTGAGAATAACTGGAAGTTATTTGCTCTAATCGGTAATGCCTTTTGGCAAGCTCGCACGAACGATGAAGGCGTCGGCGTTAATGACGAGGATACCGATTTTGCGTATGGTTTAGGCATTGAATATAGACCAGCTAAATGGGGTCTACGCGCTGAATGGCGCAGGCTAGAAATAGACTGGATTATAACAGGGGAAACCGAACTAGATGCTTTTCTAATCAGTCTCAATAGATATTTTTAG
- a CDS encoding 4a-hydroxytetrahydrobiopterin dehydratase: MGWRERQDEEAYSEADIEERLKAELPHWYYENGWIRRKYRTHSWKSTLMVINTVGHLAEAAFHHPDLTASYAFVIVKLMNHAAKGVTNKDFELAKKIEDVIQWQPADEESSLTGTPSDARFAYIKYDK; the protein is encoded by the coding sequence ATGGGTTGGAGAGAACGCCAAGACGAAGAAGCCTATAGCGAAGCGGATATAGAAGAGCGTCTTAAAGCAGAGTTACCGCATTGGTATTACGAAAACGGATGGATACGCCGTAAGTATCGCACCCACAGCTGGAAGAGCACTTTGATGGTCATCAACACCGTCGGCCATTTAGCCGAAGCAGCCTTCCACCATCCAGACCTCACCGCCTCTTATGCTTTCGTCATCGTCAAATTAATGAACCACGCAGCTAAAGGCGTGACCAATAAAGATTTTGAGCTAGCAAAAAAAATAGAAGATGTCATCCAATGGCAACCTGCCGATGAGGAAAGCTCTCTGACCGGCACCCCGTCGGATGCCCGCTTTGCCTATATCAAATACGATAAGTGA